Proteins encoded within one genomic window of Kibdelosporangium phytohabitans:
- a CDS encoding zinc-binding dehydrogenase: MYAAYLDELGAPEAIRYGELPDPVPGPTDVLVDVLATTVNPVDTFVRSGKWRTPLSFPFVVSRDLVGVVASASPGAPGFAVGDWVWANSLGHAGRQGAAAQRAVVPAERLYHLPPGVDPTDAVAVAHPAGTAYLGLFTHGRVRAGETVLVAGAAGNVGSAMVAMAVDAGARVITTSSVRDIGYCRSLGAAAAFDYADPLLSSALRAECPQGIDVWLDNAGRNDLSSAVDLMAFRGRIVLLAGLDTRPVLPAGALYLKDGTVTGFTISRANVAELAEAARVINRLLKAGTLRPRTKEAVPLSAMAEAHRRLEQGLLHGKRLVVGTGRFDDEGNRPAMTSSIVDTSPLFELSADIRVDATPEQIYAVVSDLGRSGEWSPECQGGEWITGEPSQVGSVFRGENLRSEDVVGWAPLVRGTWHTESRVIAAEPGRTFRWMMLSYASEDQESVWGFDIRAEAGGSVLTHHFRMGTATAGIHKIVADLSEADRRRFVADWTAKLEQDLADTLKRLKDVIEHQG; encoded by the coding sequence GTGTACGCCGCCTATCTGGACGAACTCGGCGCGCCGGAGGCGATCCGCTACGGCGAACTGCCCGATCCCGTGCCGGGGCCGACGGATGTCCTCGTCGACGTGCTCGCCACCACGGTCAACCCGGTGGACACGTTCGTGCGGTCGGGCAAGTGGCGTACGCCGCTGTCGTTCCCGTTCGTGGTCAGCAGGGACCTGGTCGGGGTCGTGGCCTCGGCGAGCCCCGGTGCGCCGGGTTTCGCCGTGGGCGATTGGGTGTGGGCCAACAGCCTCGGCCACGCCGGACGGCAGGGAGCCGCCGCGCAACGTGCCGTCGTGCCCGCCGAACGGCTCTACCACCTGCCACCCGGTGTCGACCCGACGGACGCTGTGGCCGTCGCACACCCGGCTGGGACCGCGTACCTCGGTCTGTTCACCCATGGGCGTGTGCGCGCGGGGGAGACGGTGCTGGTCGCGGGTGCGGCGGGCAACGTCGGCAGCGCGATGGTTGCCATGGCCGTCGACGCGGGCGCACGCGTGATCACGACGTCGTCGGTGCGGGACATCGGCTACTGCCGGTCCCTCGGTGCCGCGGCGGCGTTCGACTACGCCGATCCGCTGCTGTCTTCGGCACTGCGCGCGGAGTGTCCACAAGGGATAGACGTGTGGCTGGACAACGCCGGTCGCAACGACCTGTCCTCAGCGGTCGACCTGATGGCCTTCCGCGGCCGGATCGTGCTGCTCGCCGGGCTGGACACGCGGCCGGTGCTGCCCGCAGGCGCGCTGTACCTCAAGGACGGCACTGTCACCGGGTTCACCATCTCGCGGGCGAACGTGGCCGAACTGGCCGAGGCCGCGAGGGTGATCAACCGCTTGCTCAAGGCCGGGACGCTGCGCCCGCGGACCAAGGAAGCCGTGCCGCTCAGCGCGATGGCCGAGGCGCACCGGCGGCTGGAACAGGGACTGCTGCACGGCAAACGGCTCGTGGTCGGCACGGGCCGATTCGACGACGAAGGGAACCGACCGGCCATGACCTCCTCCATCGTGGACACGAGCCCGCTGTTCGAGCTGAGCGCCGACATCCGCGTCGATGCCACCCCCGAGCAGATCTACGCGGTGGTCAGCGACCTCGGCCGCAGCGGCGAGTGGAGCCCGGAGTGCCAGGGCGGCGAGTGGATCACCGGTGAGCCGAGCCAGGTCGGCTCGGTGTTCCGCGGCGAGAACCTGCGCAGCGAGGACGTGGTCGGGTGGGCGCCGCTCGTGCGCGGCACCTGGCACACCGAGAGCCGCGTGATCGCCGCCGAACCCGGCCGCACGTTCCGCTGGATGATGCTCTCGTACGCCAGCGAGGACCAGGAAAGCGTCTGGGGATTCGACATCCGCGCCGAGGCGGGCGGCAGCGTGCTGACCCACCACTTCCGGATGGGCACGGCGACCGCGGGCATCCACAAGATCGTGGCCGACCTGTCCGAGGCCGACCGCAGGCGGTTCGTCGCCGACTGGACGGCGAAGCTCGAGCAGGACCTCGCCGACACGCTCAAGCGGTTGAAGGACGTCATCGAACACCAGGGCTGA
- a CDS encoding NDP-hexose 2,3-dehydratase family protein has protein sequence MFTTTADVCGWLADRRAANEYWVKEVPLEKMDGWRIRPGGDIAHRTGRFYTVTGLEVTGADRPVGAWQQPIIDQPEIGVLGILVKRFNGVPHCLLQAKMEPGNVNMLELSPTVQATKSNYTRAHGGKSVPYLDYFLAPRGGTVLFDALQSEQGAWFLAKRNRNMIVEATGDVPVLPDFCWVSFEQVGELLRIDNMMNMDTRTVLSGAAVLRQASDDEDERPRHSVADLLSWFTEAKARSSMTRRRIPLSAVSEWDYENGTITHRDERHFTVLGLEVRASNREVSGWSQPMIAPRGQGVVAFLGKRVQGTTHLLIQARTEAGAFDTVEMAPTVQCLPDNYKDLPDQPPFLRDVLSAPASRIRFDSVHSEEGGRFFHAQNRYMFVELPQDEPEPDLPENFVWMTPRQLMGFVRYGNHLNVEARSLVACLGLSADSPSHEERSVA, from the coding sequence GTGTTCACGACCACAGCCGACGTGTGCGGGTGGCTCGCCGACCGGCGGGCGGCCAACGAGTACTGGGTCAAGGAAGTCCCGCTCGAGAAGATGGACGGCTGGCGCATCCGGCCCGGCGGCGACATCGCGCACCGCACCGGCCGGTTCTACACGGTCACCGGCCTGGAGGTGACCGGGGCCGACCGGCCGGTCGGCGCGTGGCAGCAGCCGATCATCGACCAGCCGGAGATCGGCGTGCTCGGCATCCTGGTCAAGCGGTTCAACGGCGTACCGCACTGCCTGCTGCAGGCCAAGATGGAGCCGGGCAACGTCAACATGCTCGAACTCTCGCCGACCGTCCAGGCCACCAAGAGCAACTACACCAGGGCGCACGGCGGCAAGTCGGTGCCCTACCTCGACTACTTCCTCGCGCCGCGCGGCGGGACAGTGCTGTTCGACGCGTTGCAGTCCGAGCAGGGCGCGTGGTTCCTGGCCAAGCGCAACCGCAACATGATCGTCGAGGCGACCGGTGACGTCCCCGTGCTGCCGGACTTCTGCTGGGTGAGTTTCGAGCAGGTCGGCGAGCTGCTGCGGATCGACAACATGATGAACATGGACACGCGGACCGTGCTGTCGGGCGCGGCCGTGCTGCGCCAGGCCTCCGACGACGAGGACGAACGGCCGAGGCACTCGGTCGCCGACCTGCTGAGCTGGTTCACCGAGGCCAAGGCGCGCAGTTCGATGACCAGGCGCCGCATCCCGCTGTCGGCTGTGTCCGAATGGGACTACGAGAACGGGACGATCACCCACCGCGACGAGCGGCACTTCACCGTGCTCGGCCTGGAGGTCCGCGCGAGCAACCGCGAGGTCTCCGGCTGGTCGCAGCCGATGATCGCGCCACGCGGGCAAGGTGTCGTCGCGTTCCTCGGCAAACGCGTCCAGGGCACGACGCACCTGCTCATCCAGGCACGGACGGAGGCGGGCGCGTTCGACACGGTCGAGATGGCGCCGACCGTGCAGTGCCTGCCGGACAACTACAAGGACCTGCCGGACCAGCCGCCGTTCCTGCGTGACGTGCTGTCCGCCCCGGCGTCGCGGATCCGGTTCGACAGCGTGCACTCCGAGGAAGGCGGCCGGTTCTTCCACGCGCAGAACCGGTACATGTTCGTCGAACTGCCGCAGGACGAGCCGGAGCCGGACCTGCCGGAGAACTTCGTGTGGATGACCCCGCGCCAGCTGATGGGGTTCGTCCGCTACGGCAACCACCTCAACGTCGAGGCCCGCAGTCTGGTCGCTTGCCTCGGTCTGTCCGCGGACAGCCCGTCCCACGAAGAAAGGAGCGTCGCGTGA
- a CDS encoding anthranilate synthase family protein codes for MTARDLLGEILAPDPPPFALVHRPDAGPLALEVFVGECAEIATLADIPGPGHPHLPGESVQDTLVLVPYRQIAERGFACVDDGTPLLAMSLTAQQSVPLTSALTRLPDEPIRLDGEWFDVSDEDYAETVRTVVADEIGCGTGANFVIRRTFVTDIAGYRPSAALSFFRNLLRRESGAYWTFIVYTGERTLVGATPERHVSLRAGTAVMNPISGTYRYPQTGPSLSGVLDFLADGKETDELYMVLDEELKMMARICDDGGRVVGPYLKEMARLAHTEYLIEGTSSRDPRELLRETMFAPTVTGSPLESACRVIARYEPGGRGYYSGVIALLGRDATGAPSLDSSILIRTADIDQAGRTRIGVGATLVRHSDPAAEAAETKAKAAGLLAALRSHAPTRFGTHPEVRGALARRNTGISRFWLAGHSERARAGYALAGREVLVVDMEDTFTTMIGHQLRSLGLTATVRRFDEPFDFDGHDLVVMGPGPGDPRDDADPRIGTVWSTLRALLARRTPFLAVCLSHQVLSLQLGMPVRRKPRPSQGEQRRIDLFGCPEQVGFYNTFTAVSAEDKVRVPETGMVEVSRDPATGEVFALRGPYFASLQFHAESVLTADGVGIVARLLTDLLGTVPERLG; via the coding sequence ATGACCGCACGTGACCTGCTCGGGGAGATACTGGCCCCGGACCCACCACCGTTCGCGCTGGTCCACCGGCCGGACGCGGGGCCGCTCGCGCTGGAGGTGTTCGTCGGGGAGTGCGCCGAGATCGCCACCCTGGCGGACATCCCCGGCCCCGGGCACCCGCACCTGCCCGGCGAGTCCGTTCAGGACACCCTGGTGCTCGTGCCGTACAGGCAGATCGCCGAGCGCGGCTTCGCGTGCGTCGACGACGGCACGCCGCTGCTGGCGATGTCGCTGACCGCCCAGCAGTCCGTACCGCTGACCTCGGCGCTGACCAGGCTGCCCGACGAACCGATCCGCCTGGACGGCGAGTGGTTCGACGTGTCGGACGAGGACTACGCCGAGACGGTCCGCACGGTGGTCGCCGACGAGATCGGCTGCGGCACCGGCGCCAACTTCGTGATCCGCCGGACGTTCGTGACCGACATCGCGGGCTACCGGCCGAGCGCCGCGCTGAGCTTCTTCCGCAACCTGCTGCGCCGGGAATCCGGTGCCTACTGGACTTTCATCGTGTACACGGGCGAGCGCACGCTGGTCGGCGCGACCCCGGAGCGGCACGTGAGCCTCCGCGCGGGCACCGCGGTGATGAACCCGATCAGCGGCACGTACCGCTACCCGCAGACCGGGCCGAGCCTGTCCGGTGTGCTGGACTTCCTCGCCGACGGCAAGGAAACCGACGAGCTCTACATGGTGCTCGACGAGGAACTCAAGATGATGGCCCGGATCTGCGACGACGGCGGTCGCGTCGTCGGGCCGTACCTCAAGGAGATGGCCAGGCTCGCGCACACCGAGTACCTGATCGAGGGCACCAGTTCCCGCGATCCCCGCGAGTTGCTGCGGGAGACGATGTTCGCGCCGACCGTGACCGGCAGCCCGTTGGAGAGCGCGTGCCGGGTGATCGCCCGCTACGAACCGGGCGGCCGCGGCTACTACTCCGGCGTGATCGCCCTGCTCGGCCGGGACGCCACCGGCGCGCCGAGCCTCGACTCGTCGATCCTGATCCGCACCGCGGACATCGACCAGGCGGGCCGGACCCGGATCGGTGTCGGCGCGACCCTCGTACGGCACTCCGACCCGGCCGCCGAGGCAGCCGAGACCAAAGCCAAAGCAGCCGGTCTGCTGGCCGCGTTGCGCTCGCACGCCCCGACCCGGTTCGGCACACACCCCGAGGTGCGTGGCGCGCTCGCCCGCCGCAACACCGGGATATCCCGGTTCTGGCTGGCCGGGCACAGCGAACGGGCCCGCGCCGGGTACGCGCTGGCCGGGCGCGAGGTGCTCGTGGTGGACATGGAGGACACGTTCACCACGATGATCGGCCACCAGCTGCGGTCGCTCGGCCTGACGGCGACCGTGCGCCGGTTCGACGAGCCGTTCGACTTCGACGGCCACGACCTGGTCGTGATGGGCCCCGGCCCGGGTGACCCGCGCGACGACGCCGACCCGCGCATCGGCACGGTGTGGTCCACACTGCGTGCGCTGCTGGCGCGCCGGACACCGTTCCTCGCGGTCTGCCTGAGCCACCAGGTGCTCAGCCTGCAACTGGGGATGCCGGTCCGGCGCAAGCCGCGGCCGAGCCAGGGCGAGCAGCGCCGCATCGACCTGTTCGGCTGCCCGGAACAGGTCGGCTTCTACAACACGTTCACCGCCGTCAGCGCCGAGGACAAGGTGCGCGTGCCGGAGACGGGCATGGTCGAGGTCAGCCGTGACCCCGCGACCGGTGAGGTGTTCGCCCTGCGCGGGCCGTACTTCGCGTCGCTGCAGTTCCACGCGGAGTCGGTGCTCACCGCGGACGGCGTGGGCATCGTGGCCCGGCTGCTGACCGATCTGCTCGGCACGGTCCCGGAAAGGCTGGGCTGA
- a CDS encoding isochorismatase family protein has product MSGIPSIEPYSLPTETDLPPNTAEWVPDPRRVVLLVHDMQRYFLRPFPLQLRDRLVGNVDTLRQTCAGLGIPVGFTAQPGSMTTEQRGLLKDFWGPGMRVDPADRAIVEPLVITDADWRFTKWRYSAFFQSDLLARMRAHGRDQLIVCGVYAHVGVLMTAIDAFTNDIETFVAADAIADFSAEFHEQAVHYAATRCAVVATTSELTRRLTAVREAHV; this is encoded by the coding sequence TTGTCAGGAATTCCCAGCATCGAGCCGTACTCGCTGCCGACCGAGACCGATCTGCCGCCCAACACGGCCGAGTGGGTCCCCGATCCGCGGCGAGTGGTCCTGCTCGTGCACGACATGCAGCGCTACTTCCTCCGACCGTTCCCGCTGCAACTGCGGGACCGCCTGGTCGGCAACGTCGACACCCTCCGGCAGACCTGTGCGGGCCTGGGCATCCCGGTCGGCTTCACCGCCCAGCCGGGCAGCATGACCACCGAGCAACGCGGCCTGCTCAAGGACTTCTGGGGCCCGGGCATGCGCGTCGACCCGGCCGACCGGGCGATCGTCGAGCCGCTCGTGATCACCGACGCGGACTGGCGGTTCACCAAGTGGCGCTACAGCGCCTTCTTCCAGTCCGACCTGCTGGCCAGGATGCGCGCGCACGGCCGTGACCAGCTGATCGTCTGCGGGGTCTACGCGCACGTGGGCGTCCTGATGACCGCGATCGACGCGTTCACCAACGACATCGAGACGTTCGTCGCCGCCGACGCGATCGCCGACTTCTCCGCCGAGTTCCACGAGCAGGCCGTGCACTACGCCGCCACGCGGTGCGCGGTCGTCGCCACCACGAGCGAGCTGACCCGCCGGCTCACCGCGGTCAGGGAGGCGCACGTATGA
- a CDS encoding DegT/DnrJ/EryC1/StrS family aminotransferase — translation MTTRVWSYLAEYENEKESILDAVRTVFESGQLVLGRSVREFEREYADYHGVRYCVGVDNGTNAVQLGLEALGVGAGDEVITVSNTAAPTVVAINGAGATPVFVDIHESDYLMDVAQVEARITTRTKALLPVHLYGQCVDMEPLRHIADKHGLAVLEDCAQAHGARHHGELAGTMGDAAAFSFYPTKVLGAYGDGGAVITSDDDVDKNLRRLRYYGMQDVYYVVKTPGHNSRLDEVHAEILRRKLPRLDGYVAARREIARRYAEGLGDLTGPGKLVLPALSAGNDHVYYVYVVRHPERDTIIERLKSYDIHLNISYPWPVHTMTGFAYLGYSAGDLPVTERLAEEIFSLPMYPSLAHDEQDKVISALRDVLTTL, via the coding sequence GTGACGACACGCGTGTGGAGCTATCTCGCGGAGTACGAGAACGAGAAAGAGTCCATTCTGGACGCGGTGCGCACGGTCTTCGAGTCCGGGCAGCTGGTCCTCGGCCGCAGCGTGCGCGAGTTCGAGCGGGAGTACGCGGACTACCACGGCGTGCGGTACTGCGTCGGCGTCGACAACGGCACCAACGCGGTGCAACTGGGCCTGGAAGCGCTGGGCGTCGGTGCGGGCGACGAGGTGATCACGGTGTCCAACACCGCGGCACCGACCGTGGTGGCGATCAACGGCGCCGGTGCGACGCCGGTGTTCGTGGACATCCACGAGTCGGACTACCTGATGGACGTCGCCCAGGTCGAAGCCAGGATCACCACGCGTACCAAGGCACTGTTGCCGGTTCACCTGTACGGCCAGTGCGTGGACATGGAACCGTTGCGCCACATCGCGGACAAGCACGGCTTGGCGGTTCTGGAGGACTGCGCGCAGGCGCACGGCGCCCGGCACCACGGCGAGCTGGCGGGCACGATGGGCGACGCGGCCGCGTTCTCCTTCTACCCCACCAAGGTGCTCGGCGCGTACGGCGACGGCGGCGCGGTGATCACCTCGGACGACGACGTGGACAAGAACCTGCGGCGCCTGCGGTACTACGGGATGCAGGACGTCTACTACGTCGTCAAGACCCCGGGGCACAACAGCAGGCTGGACGAGGTGCACGCGGAGATCCTGCGGCGCAAGCTGCCCCGGCTGGACGGCTACGTCGCCGCGCGCCGGGAGATCGCGCGACGGTACGCCGAGGGGCTGGGTGACCTCACCGGGCCGGGCAAGCTCGTGCTGCCGGCGCTCTCGGCGGGCAACGACCACGTCTACTACGTGTACGTCGTGCGGCACCCCGAGCGGGACACGATCATCGAGCGGCTCAAGAGCTACGACATCCACCTCAACATCAGCTACCCGTGGCCGGTGCACACCATGACCGGGTTCGCCTACCTCGGCTACTCGGCCGGCGACCTGCCCGTGACCGAGCGCCTGGCCGAGGAGATCTTCTCGTTGCCGATGTACCCGTCGCTCGCGCACGACGAGCAGGACAAGGTGATCAGCGCCCTGCGCGACGTGCTCACCACGCTCTGA